Part of the Planococcus plakortidis genome is shown below.
ATAGAAGATCTTGCAGATTGTATTCATCCAATACTGCCAAATAGGCATGCAATGCTTTGCCGAGCACTCCCCTCAACCCGCAAATAGGGGAAATCGGGCATGTATTGGTCTCCGAACTGAAACACTCCACCAAGTGGAAGTCTTCTTCCATTCGACGGACGACCGTCCCGACATTGATATTCTCAGGGCGGTCCGCCAAGCGAATGCCGCCTCCCCTGCCCCTGACCGTTTCAATGAATCCCGCTTTGCCGAGTTCAAAGGTCACTTTCATCAGATGGTTCTTGGATATATGATAAGCGTCGGAAATTTCCTGTATGGTGGTCAACTTGCCGTCTTCTTTCGTTCCTAAATAAATGAGTACACGCAATGAATAATCCGTATACATCGTTAACCTCATTGGTCTCACCTTCCCTGCACGTCCATTATACTCGCCGCCTGAATTTCTGGAAAGGAAACGCATCTGCGGAATCCAGGCTTTTTGCGCCAATATTCCATGTGTGACTTTTCTGTGAAATGAAATGTGTCTAAATTTTAAAGATGTATTTTAAATATATCTTTAAACACTTTTTCAGGTTATAGTGGGACTATAGAAAACAAAAGGAGAGATTGACTATGTTATCCGAACAAACAAGAACAATCGTCAAATCCACCGCCCCTGTATTAGCTGAACACGGTAAAACCATCACGACCGTTTTTTACAGCAATATGTTCGAAGCCCATCCAGAACTCTTAAATATCTTCAACCAAGCCAACCAAAAACAAGGGCGCCAGCAAACAGCGCTTGCCAATACAGTATATGCGGCTGCTGTCCATATCGATAATTTGGAAGCGATCCTTCCAGCCGTCGAACAGATCGCCCACAAACACGTGAGCCTCGGCGTCAAAGCGGAACATTATCCAATCGTCGGTGAATATCTTTTGAAGGCGATCAAAGAAGTACTCGGCGATGCAGCGACAGACGACATCATCAACGCTTGGGCAGAAGCTTATGGCGTCATCGCCGATGTTTTCATCAGCATCGAAAATGGCATGTACGAAAAAGCGGAAACCCAGGAAAATGGCTGGAGCTTCTTCAAAGACTTCACCATCGCACGCAAAGTCAAAGAAAGCGAGAATATCACTTCCTTCTATCTTAAACCTGCGGATGGCAAAAACGTGCCGAGCTATGAAGCTGGCCAATACATCACGGTCCGCCTGGCGATCCCGGGAGAAGAGTTCCTGTTCAATCGCCAATACAGCTTGTCACAAGCATCACGTCCGGATGAGTTCCGCATTTCCGTCAAACGCGAATCCGATAACGACCCGAACGGAATGGTTTCCGTCTACTTGCACGAAAACATGAACGAAGGCGACACCATTGAAGTAAGTGCGCCTGCCGGCGAATTCGTGCTCGATACAAAACGCGAAACGCCAGTGGCATTCGTCAGCGGCGGCGTAGGTATCACGCCGATGATGAGCATGTTCGAAACCGTTGCAACGCAAACACCGGAACGCCCGGTTTCATTCCTTCATGCAGCACGTAATGAAACTTTGCATGCATTCGACAAAGACGTCCAAAAATACGTCGCCACAATGGACAATGCAAAATACAAAACTTTGTATTCCGATGAACCGCAAGGCTATATCACTCGTGAAATCCTGGAAGATATGGTCGATGCAAGCGGCGAAGTATACGTTTGCGGACCGGTTCCATTCATGGAGAAAATGATCAGCGAATTGCGTGCACTCGGCATGTCCGATGAACAGATCCACTATGAATTCTTCGGCCCTGCTGTAGCCCTGCAATCCGTCTAAACAGCAAAAGCCGCTTCCCGATCGAGGGAAGCGGCTTTTTTGATGCTTGGCAGCCCCGCCCTATTCCGGTAGCATGGAGAAAAAGGGGGAATTGAGATGCACTTGCCTATGGCCGTTAAACAAGCACTCCAAATGCAATCGGTCATCGTCGACCGGCTTCCTGCCCATCCCTTTTCTTCTTCCAATCCGGAGATATTGATTGAAGAGTTAAAGGACTGGAGCGGAACGGAAAACAATGGAGTGGCTGTTTCTTATTTTTTTCGCCAAATCGCATTATTCGTGACGGCCCAATTCAGCTTAATCCACCAGCAGGGCGGATATTTCAAGACCCCGCCTGAAAAACTTGGCTATGGCCGGATACAGAATTACGGCTTGCCGCTCATTTCTTTTCACGTCGAGTCAGCTGATTTCATTGAAATTCCCGCTGAACAAAGAAGCGAAGCTTTCCGGTATGTATTGATCGGGCAGACAGATGCGCTGCTCCGGCAATTGCGCCGCCACGCAAAGATATCGCCGATTACGTGCTGGGAAAATGTGCTCGGCTCACTTGCTTGGTATTACGCAAACCTTCAAA
Proteins encoded:
- the hmpA gene encoding NO-inducible flavohemoprotein codes for the protein MLSEQTRTIVKSTAPVLAEHGKTITTVFYSNMFEAHPELLNIFNQANQKQGRQQTALANTVYAAAVHIDNLEAILPAVEQIAHKHVSLGVKAEHYPIVGEYLLKAIKEVLGDAATDDIINAWAEAYGVIADVFISIENGMYEKAETQENGWSFFKDFTIARKVKESENITSFYLKPADGKNVPSYEAGQYITVRLAIPGEEFLFNRQYSLSQASRPDEFRISVKRESDNDPNGMVSVYLHENMNEGDTIEVSAPAGEFVLDTKRETPVAFVSGGVGITPMMSMFETVATQTPERPVSFLHAARNETLHAFDKDVQKYVATMDNAKYKTLYSDEPQGYITREILEDMVDASGEVYVCGPVPFMEKMISELRALGMSDEQIHYEFFGPAVALQSV
- a CDS encoding RrF2 family transcriptional regulator, which gives rise to MRLTMYTDYSLRVLIYLGTKEDGKLTTIQEISDAYHISKNHLMKVTFELGKAGFIETVRGRGGGIRLADRPENINVGTVVRRMEEDFHLVECFSSETNTCPISPICGLRGVLGKALHAYLAVLDEYNLQDLLFNKDALRELLRT
- a CDS encoding IucA/IucC family C-terminal-domain containing protein → MHLPMAVKQALQMQSVIVDRLPAHPFSSSNPEILIEELKDWSGTENNGVAVSYFFRQIALFVTAQFSLIHQQGGYFKTPPEKLGYGRIQNYGLPLISFHVESADFIEIPAEQRSEAFRYVLIGQTDALLRQLRRHAKISPITCWENVLGSLAWYYANLQRHYPLMAAEDLEWLMEDQNWEPLRKSQWRNFIGTTPLERAVSVPMRKTCCLYKELAAFDTCTFCPQPH